A single window of Lutzomyia longipalpis isolate SR_M1_2022 chromosome 1, ASM2433408v1 DNA harbors:
- the LOC129786048 gene encoding protein CEPU-1-like — protein MWWIILLIIGDLFSFSPVTEALKVINPESQNEPYFTSESGRYKFVTGNTILLPCDVAHADSYVIAWKKGIAILTAGKVKVSPDARMHLINGYTLQIKDSVPQDAGVYVCQIATLNPLEITHTVDILVPPVIHHVTSGGSLQVKKGMPVYLECFASGNPVPNITWTRKNNVLPNGEEYLPSTALTIENMDRHKGGTYICTANNGVGQPATSQVLLHVLYPPEISLERPIVHSSEDQEAMLVCIVHGEPPPTVTWYVNTMQLHTTENYIMGARGSRHTLLIRKVNTQDFGNYTCMAENDLGRAKKSIMLTGKPKTAVFQSPPVSQWGDRYNISWAVDSHTPIEEFKLFFRRLPKGRTNDENNEDSGGFPAGFSEQLQPLQHQSQQQQQHFGRRGFYRRSNSTHHLVVPAYESHWYKNGHGSIVHWSGNDWRDVILPAIPLSHLYTQSMSYLIHGLEPDHQYEAKVQARNRYGWSDVSDRFIFSTPNSNSEVRDMRSTQFNGATSKNSVICGNILFILLTIIMCHILPLKK, from the exons ATGTGGTGGATTATTCTGCTGATAATtggagatttattttcattttctccgg TTACTGAAGCACTAAAAGTCATCAATCCAGAATCACAGAATGAACCATACTTCACATCAGAGTCAGGAAGATATAAATTTGTCACAGGAAATACAATTTTGCTTCCGTGTGACGTAGCACATGCAG ATTCATATGTTATTGCGTGGAAAAAGGGAATAGCGATTTTAACAGCGG GAAAAGTTAAGGTATCCCCTGATGCTAGAATGCATTTAATCAACGGATATACGTTACAAATAAAGGATTCTGTGCCGCAAGATGCAGGAGTTTATGTGTGCCAGATAGCAACATTAAATCCACTCGAAATAACGCATACAGTAGATATTTTAG TACCACCTGTGATACATCACGTGACATCAGGAGGTAGTTTACAGGTGAAAAAAGGAATGCCTGTGTATCTGGAATGCTTTGCTTCGGGAAATCCAGTACCAAATATCACATGGACACGAAAGAATAATGTACTTCCAAATG gCGAAGAATACTTGCCATCTACAGCACTAACAATTGAGAATATGGACCGACACAAAGGAGGAACTTATATTTGTACAGCAAATAATGGAGTTGGACAGCCAGCAACTAGTCAAGTACTGTTACATGTACTAT atCCACCAGAAATTAGCTTAGAAAGACCAATTGTACATTCAAGTGAAGATCAAGAAGCAATGTTGGTCTGTATTGTACATGGAGAACCACCACCAACG gtaaCATGGTACGTAAATACAATGCAACTACATACaactgaaaattatattatggGTGCACGAGGATCACGACATACCCTTTTAATAAGAAAGGTTAATACGCAAGATTTTGGAAATTACACATGCATGGCAGAGAATGATCTTGGACGTGCAAAGAAAAGTATAATGTTGACTGGGAAACCGAAAACAGCTGTATTTCAGTCTCCACCTGTTAGTCAATGGGGAGATAG ATACAACATTTCATGGGCTGTGGATTCACATACCCCAATAGAggaatttaaattgttctttaGGAGGTTGCCAAAAGGTCGTacaaatgatgaaaataatgaagattCCGGTGGTTTTCCAGCGGGATTCAGTGAACAATTACAACCTCTTCAGCATCAAagtcagcagcagcagcagcatttTGGTCGTCGTGGTTTCTATCGGCGA agtAATAGCACGCATCATTTGGTTGTACCGGCATATGAGTCGCATTGGTACAAAAATGGACATGGCAGTATCGTTCACTGGTCTGGAAATGACTGGAGAGATGTCATTTTGCCTGCTATACCATTATCACATCTCTACACGCAAAGTATGAGTTATCTCATCCATGGCTTAGAACCTGATCATCAGTACGAAGCTAAAGTCCAGGCGAG AAATAGATATGGCTGGAGTGATGTATCAGATCGTTTCATTTTCTCAACGCCCAATTCAA ATTCTGAAGTTCGTGATATGCGATCAACTCAATTTAATGgagcaacttcgaaaaattcCGTAATTTGTGGGAATATCCTATTCATCCTCCTGACCATAATTATGTGTCATATCTtaccattaaaaaaatga